One genomic segment of bacterium includes these proteins:
- a CDS encoding type II toxin-antitoxin system PemK/MazF family toxin produces the protein MARFVKGDVVVIPFPFSDLTQAKRRPALVISVLDGNDLILCQITSRAVKDNYAISLNEKDFNTSSLKQPSNVRPNRIFTADNNIILYRIGNLKQNKTDQIIEKIIKIIRG, from the coding sequence GTAAAAGGAGATGTTGTCGTTATCCCCTTCCCTTTTTCTGACCTAACTCAAGCCAAAAGGCGTCCAGCTTTAGTTATTTCAGTATTGGATGGTAATGACCTGATTCTATGCCAAATAACAAGCCGAGCTGTCAAAGATAACTATGCAATTTCACTCAACGAAAAAGATTTTAATACAAGTAGTTTAAAACAACCAAGCAATGTAAGACCTAACCGTATATTTACTGCAGATAATAATATTATTTTATACCGCATAGGAAATCTTAAACAAAATAAAACAGACCAGATTATTGAAAAAATAATTAAGATTATACGTGGATAA